From the genome of Pyxidicoccus trucidator, one region includes:
- a CDS encoding zinc-dependent alcohol dehydrogenase, with the protein MKAVVFHGIGDIRLDEVEEPNIEKPTDAVVKLSASAICGTDLHMIRGTMPGMKPGTILGHEGVGYVESVGDDVRNFSVGDRVVICSTIACGNCVYCRSGYHSQCNDANPNGPAAGTAFFGGPATTGPFHGMQAEKVRVPFAHVGMVKVPEGVTDEQAILVSDIFPTGYFGAELAEIKNGDTVAVFGCGPVGLFAIVSAKLLGAGRVFAIDCHEDRLELARAQGAEVINFDQEDPVETLKRLTNGIGVDRAIDAVGVDSMHAHHGPAEKAAKAEKAEFKREVKEAAPKTNPDGNNWVPGDAPAQALLWAVDALAKAGTLSIIGVYPQQVRTFPIGMAMNKNLTLRMGNCNHRKYIPKLLELVRTGVVDPTAILSHVEPMGSAIDAYRNFDLRKPGWVKVELEPGQLQ; encoded by the coding sequence ATGAAGGCTGTCGTTTTCCATGGGATTGGGGACATCCGGCTCGACGAGGTGGAGGAGCCGAACATCGAGAAGCCGACGGACGCCGTCGTCAAGCTGAGCGCGAGCGCCATCTGTGGCACGGACCTGCACATGATTCGCGGCACCATGCCGGGCATGAAGCCGGGCACCATCCTCGGCCACGAGGGCGTGGGCTACGTCGAGTCGGTCGGCGACGACGTGCGCAACTTCAGCGTCGGTGACCGCGTGGTCATCTGCTCCACCATCGCCTGTGGCAACTGCGTCTACTGCCGCTCGGGCTACCACTCCCAGTGCAACGACGCGAACCCCAACGGGCCCGCCGCGGGCACGGCCTTCTTCGGCGGCCCGGCGACGACGGGGCCGTTCCACGGCATGCAGGCCGAGAAGGTGCGGGTGCCCTTCGCGCACGTGGGCATGGTGAAGGTCCCCGAGGGCGTCACCGACGAGCAGGCCATCCTCGTCTCCGACATCTTCCCCACGGGCTACTTCGGCGCCGAGCTGGCGGAAATCAAGAACGGCGACACCGTGGCGGTGTTCGGCTGCGGGCCGGTGGGCCTGTTCGCCATCGTCAGCGCGAAGCTGCTGGGCGCCGGGCGCGTCTTCGCCATCGACTGCCACGAGGACCGGCTGGAGCTGGCGCGGGCCCAGGGCGCCGAGGTCATCAACTTCGACCAGGAAGACCCTGTCGAGACGCTCAAGCGCCTCACCAACGGCATCGGCGTGGACCGGGCCATCGACGCGGTGGGCGTGGACTCCATGCATGCCCACCATGGCCCGGCGGAGAAGGCCGCCAAGGCCGAGAAGGCCGAGTTCAAGCGCGAGGTAAAGGAGGCCGCCCCCAAGACGAACCCGGACGGCAACAACTGGGTGCCGGGCGATGCCCCCGCGCAGGCGCTGCTGTGGGCGGTGGACGCGCTGGCCAAGGCGGGCACGCTGTCCATCATCGGCGTCTACCCGCAACAGGTGCGCACGTTCCCCATCGGCATGGCGATGAACAAGAACCTCACGCTGAGGATGGGCAACTGCAACCACCGCAAGTACATCCCCAAGCTGCTGGAGCTGGTGCGCACCGGCGTGGTGGACCCCACGGCCATCCTGTCGCACGTGGAGCCCATGGGCAGCGCCATCGACGCCTACCGCAACTTCGACCTGCGCAAGCCGGGCTGGGTGAAGGTGGAGCTGGAGCCCGGCCAGCTTCAGTGA
- a CDS encoding hybrid sensor histidine kinase/response regulator: MPLPSDVEDAFSCLPLSLVRVGTDLRVQWCEEGFACKTGVELRAGGELLGALERGRSLDAVERAIREGRPHTGHVITRALRQVRVQVRPAKAGEKPGAWLVVEPSGVDDEGAFSQAVQEIARAVGETLEVDSVCAAAVVALVRCAQVRRAEVFLCEQEGQGLRRAAVSDLAGSDSPEDTFDAEDDPFRQALASRQAQLGIQRGYGDAMGSIFAAVPLCAPRRTVGLLLLYKEQGTSFSVRELELWSAAANQLAVAVENARLLREAKAALQVREEFMSIASHELKTPLTPLKLGLYTMERRISAGQPVELASVLKSKRQVDRLAGLVDDLLDASRLDAGKLALNLAPLEVGQLVAEVVDHFRAAFERPFNVEVPRERVWVQGDRDRLEQVLVNLLENAHKYSDAGEPITVRVERLAGDARIHVQDRGIGIPGADQAQVFQRFYRARNVSHRNFGGLGLGLFISHSIAKLHRGSLSLSSSEGHGSTFTVSLPRMSAHEVKRLPRRVLLLDEDLAQESVAERVLLAEGFEVLTARNGAEALRRATHLPVDLIVLSTSATHGQAGVFLETFATLPRARPVPILLAGDERPWWAQESTSLCNRPYRADELVARVRNVLMVERRRPSELAASGSESPLVGLSSRA; the protein is encoded by the coding sequence ATGCCGCTTCCCTCCGACGTAGAAGATGCCTTCTCGTGCCTTCCGCTGTCCCTGGTGCGCGTGGGGACGGACCTCCGCGTCCAGTGGTGCGAGGAGGGCTTCGCCTGCAAGACGGGCGTGGAATTGCGCGCCGGAGGCGAGCTGCTCGGCGCGCTGGAGCGGGGGCGCAGTTTGGATGCGGTGGAGCGCGCCATCCGCGAGGGGCGCCCCCACACCGGCCACGTCATCACCCGCGCGCTGAGGCAGGTGCGCGTGCAGGTGCGGCCCGCGAAGGCGGGCGAGAAGCCGGGCGCCTGGCTGGTCGTCGAGCCCTCAGGAGTGGACGACGAGGGGGCCTTCTCCCAGGCGGTGCAGGAGATTGCCCGCGCGGTGGGCGAGACGCTGGAGGTGGACAGCGTGTGCGCGGCGGCCGTGGTGGCGCTGGTGCGCTGCGCCCAGGTGCGGCGCGCGGAGGTCTTCCTCTGCGAGCAGGAAGGCCAGGGGCTGCGCCGGGCGGCGGTGTCGGACCTGGCCGGCTCGGACTCGCCGGAGGACACCTTCGACGCGGAGGACGACCCGTTCCGGCAGGCGCTGGCCTCGCGCCAGGCGCAGCTCGGCATCCAGCGCGGCTACGGGGACGCCATGGGCTCCATCTTCGCCGCGGTGCCGCTGTGCGCGCCGCGCCGGACGGTGGGCCTGCTGCTGCTCTACAAGGAGCAGGGCACGTCCTTCTCCGTGCGCGAGCTGGAGCTGTGGAGCGCGGCGGCCAACCAGCTCGCGGTGGCGGTGGAGAACGCGCGGCTGTTGCGCGAGGCGAAGGCGGCGCTCCAGGTGCGCGAGGAGTTCATGTCCATCGCCAGCCACGAGCTGAAGACGCCGCTCACCCCGCTGAAGCTGGGCCTCTACACCATGGAGCGGCGCATCTCCGCGGGGCAGCCGGTGGAGCTGGCCTCGGTGCTCAAGTCCAAGCGGCAGGTGGACCGGCTGGCGGGGCTGGTGGACGACTTGCTGGACGCCTCGCGGCTGGATGCCGGGAAGCTGGCGCTCAACCTGGCGCCGCTGGAGGTGGGGCAGTTGGTGGCGGAGGTGGTGGACCACTTCCGCGCCGCCTTCGAGCGTCCCTTCAACGTCGAGGTGCCGCGCGAGCGCGTCTGGGTGCAGGGGGACAGGGACAGGCTGGAGCAGGTGCTCGTCAACCTGCTGGAGAACGCGCACAAGTACAGCGACGCGGGCGAGCCCATCACCGTGAGGGTGGAGCGGCTGGCGGGTGACGCGCGCATCCACGTGCAGGACCGCGGCATCGGCATCCCCGGCGCGGACCAGGCGCAGGTGTTCCAGCGCTTCTACCGGGCGCGCAACGTGTCGCACCGCAACTTCGGCGGACTGGGGCTGGGCCTCTTCATCAGCCACTCGATTGCGAAGCTGCACCGGGGCTCGCTGTCGCTGTCCAGCTCGGAGGGCCACGGCAGCACCTTCACGGTGAGCCTGCCGCGCATGTCGGCGCACGAGGTGAAGCGGCTGCCGCGCCGGGTGCTGCTGCTGGACGAGGACCTGGCGCAGGAGTCGGTGGCCGAGCGGGTGCTGCTCGCGGAGGGCTTCGAGGTGCTCACCGCGCGCAACGGCGCCGAGGCGCTGCGCCGGGCCACGCACCTGCCGGTGGACCTCATCGTCCTGTCCACCAGCGCCACGCACGGGCAGGCGGGCGTCTTCCTGGAGACCTTCGCCACGCTGCCCCGCGCGCGGCCCGTGCCGATACTGCTGGCCGGAGATGAGCGGCCCTGGTGGGCGCAGGAGAGCACCTCGCTGTGCAACCGCCCGTACCGCGCGGACGAGCTGGTGGCGCGGGTGCGCAACGTGCTGATGGTGGAGCGGCGCCGTCCCTCGGAGCTGGCGGCGTCCGGGTCCGAGTCGCCGCTCGTGGGCCTCAGCTCGCGGGCTTGA
- the queF gene encoding preQ(1) synthase, whose translation MPSQPTKDIQTFPNPAADRDYEIAFDCPEFTCLCPLTGQPDFARFKITYVPDQLCVELKSLKLYMWAYRNEGAFHEKVTNTIADDIIKAIQPRKLTVVGDFFVRGGIGTIVTVTHEKKKG comes from the coding sequence ATGCCCTCGCAGCCGACCAAGGACATCCAGACCTTCCCCAACCCGGCAGCCGATCGCGACTATGAGATCGCCTTCGACTGCCCGGAGTTCACCTGCCTGTGCCCCCTGACGGGCCAGCCGGACTTCGCACGCTTCAAGATTACGTACGTGCCGGACCAGCTCTGCGTGGAGCTCAAGAGCCTCAAGCTCTACATGTGGGCCTACCGGAACGAGGGGGCCTTCCACGAGAAGGTCACCAACACCATCGCCGACGACATCATCAAGGCGATTCAGCCGCGCAAGCTCACCGTCGTGGGCGACTTCTTCGTGCGCGGCGGCATCGGCACCATCGTCACCGTCACGCACGAGAAGAAGAAGGGCTGA
- a CDS encoding alpha/beta hydrolase family esterase: protein MPERTTCTGLTVGPGTYDWTVEHGGRTRAYRVHVPPGYDATRPTPAVLAFHGLGSSERQLESLTGLSTLADTEGFLAVYPRGLNAPELGLGTSPDLRSWNGGACCYPARGVADDVGFVDALLAHLDTRVCVDTRRTFAMGFSNGGFFTYRLACERASRFAAVAPVAGPEGTSPCTPSRPVPVLHFHGTADAVVYYAGGNNFGSFGSAYPSAEESVRRWAGRNGCGSGTVQTYQQGDSTCTAYTGCTPASATVSLCTVQGGRHAWPGYAGFNNGTLDLKATREAWKFFKERPRP from the coding sequence GTGCCGGAGCGCACCACGTGCACCGGCCTCACCGTGGGGCCCGGCACCTATGACTGGACGGTGGAGCACGGGGGCCGCACCCGCGCCTACCGTGTCCACGTCCCGCCCGGCTACGACGCCACCCGGCCCACGCCCGCGGTGCTCGCCTTCCACGGCCTCGGCTCCAGTGAGCGGCAGCTGGAGTCACTGACGGGGCTGTCCACGCTGGCCGACACCGAGGGCTTCCTCGCCGTGTACCCGCGCGGGCTCAACGCCCCGGAGCTTGGCCTCGGCACCTCGCCGGACCTCCGGAGCTGGAACGGCGGCGCCTGCTGCTACCCGGCCCGGGGCGTCGCGGACGACGTGGGCTTCGTGGACGCGCTGCTGGCGCACCTGGACACGCGTGTGTGCGTGGACACCCGGCGCACCTTCGCCATGGGCTTCTCCAACGGCGGTTTCTTCACCTACCGGCTGGCCTGTGAGCGCGCGAGCCGCTTCGCCGCCGTCGCCCCCGTGGCCGGCCCGGAGGGCACCAGCCCCTGCACGCCCTCGCGCCCGGTGCCCGTGCTGCACTTCCACGGCACGGCGGACGCAGTCGTCTACTACGCGGGCGGGAACAACTTCGGCTCCTTCGGCAGCGCCTACCCCTCCGCCGAGGAGTCCGTACGGCGCTGGGCGGGCCGCAACGGCTGTGGCAGCGGCACCGTGCAGACGTACCAGCAGGGCGACAGCACCTGCACCGCCTACACCGGCTGCACCCCGGCGAGCGCCACCGTCTCCCTGTGTACCGTTCAGGGAGGCAGGCACGCCTGGCCCGGCTACGCGGGCTTCAACAATGGCACCCTGGACCTGAAAGCCACCCGTGAGGCATGGAAGTTCTTCAAGGAACGCCCCCGGCCCTAG
- a CDS encoding Ppx/GppA phosphatase family protein produces the protein MPTAPLQPVLAAIDVGTNAVRLELARPDTDGSLETLHQERDPIRPGEGVFATGAMPEETAERLLSTLRRYAALCRRHKAHVRAVATSALREARNSSDIVRRVREEAGLNLEVVSGKEEARLICLGVLHRKPPGSRSLLIDIGGGSTEIATAVGEKPDNLWSLALGSVRLTEVFDASRTVTPKQLRLMRSFVYEALRKILPEKLTNVPRIALGSSGTINAVVSFAASESSGNATVRQLTQTVDTLAEMPPERRRKRFDPRRADIIVSGAVILEAVARHLGVESVSAVNRGLRDGILVDLLYRQDTEREDHSLADAAVAMGQRFFFDEKHARQVTRLSLSLFDSLASLHQLPLSVRPYLEVAALLHDVGHAVSYERHHKHTYYLIRNADLPGLADRERELVARIARYHRRSPPELTHSGMDGLNPTEARTVRKLATLLRVANSLDLSHHQPIKDFKVSNGREGIALHLHARQPVDLELWNVEHEVMNFRRVFGKRLSFHVHQGSSR, from the coding sequence ATGCCCACTGCCCCCCTCCAGCCCGTTCTCGCCGCCATCGACGTGGGCACCAATGCCGTGCGCCTGGAGCTGGCCCGCCCGGACACCGATGGCTCGCTCGAGACGCTGCACCAGGAGCGAGACCCCATCCGCCCCGGCGAGGGCGTCTTCGCCACCGGCGCCATGCCGGAGGAGACCGCCGAGCGGCTCCTGTCCACCCTGCGCCGCTACGCCGCCCTCTGCCGCCGCCACAAGGCCCACGTGCGCGCCGTGGCCACCAGCGCCTTGCGCGAGGCGCGCAACAGCAGCGACATCGTCCGCCGCGTGCGCGAGGAGGCCGGCCTCAACCTGGAAGTCGTCAGCGGCAAGGAGGAAGCCCGTCTCATCTGCCTCGGCGTGCTCCACCGCAAGCCGCCCGGCTCCCGCTCGCTCCTCATCGACATCGGCGGCGGTAGCACCGAAATCGCCACCGCCGTGGGCGAGAAGCCCGACAACCTGTGGAGCCTCGCGCTCGGCTCCGTGCGCCTCACCGAGGTCTTCGACGCCTCCCGCACGGTGACGCCCAAGCAGCTCCGCCTCATGCGCAGCTTCGTCTACGAGGCGCTGCGCAAGATACTGCCCGAGAAGCTGACCAACGTGCCCCGCATCGCGCTCGGCTCCTCCGGCACCATCAACGCCGTGGTGTCCTTCGCCGCCAGCGAGAGCAGCGGCAACGCCACCGTGCGCCAGCTCACCCAGACGGTGGACACGCTCGCGGAGATGCCTCCCGAGCGCCGCCGCAAGCGCTTTGACCCGCGCCGTGCGGACATCATCGTCTCCGGCGCCGTCATCCTGGAGGCCGTGGCCCGGCACCTGGGCGTGGAGTCCGTCAGCGCCGTCAACCGCGGCCTGCGCGACGGCATCCTCGTGGACCTGCTCTACCGCCAGGACACGGAGCGCGAGGACCACAGCCTCGCGGATGCCGCCGTCGCCATGGGCCAGCGCTTCTTCTTCGACGAGAAGCACGCGCGCCAGGTCACCCGCCTCTCCCTCAGCCTCTTCGACAGCCTGGCCTCGCTCCACCAGCTCCCGCTGTCGGTGCGCCCCTACCTGGAGGTCGCCGCGCTGCTGCACGACGTCGGCCACGCCGTCAGCTACGAGCGCCACCACAAGCACACCTACTACCTCATCCGGAACGCGGACCTCCCCGGCCTCGCCGACCGGGAGCGCGAGCTGGTGGCCCGCATCGCCCGCTACCACCGGCGCAGCCCGCCGGAGCTGACCCACTCGGGCATGGATGGCCTCAACCCCACCGAGGCCCGCACCGTGCGCAAGCTGGCCACCCTGCTGCGCGTGGCCAACTCGCTGGACCTCAGCCACCACCAGCCCATCAAGGACTTCAAGGTCTCCAACGGCCGCGAGGGCATCGCCCTGCACCTGCACGCGCGCCAGCCCGTGGACCTGGAGCTGTGGAACGTGGAGCACGAGGTGATGAACTTCCGCCGCGTCTTCGGCAAGCGGCTGTCGTTCCACGTCCACCAGGGCTCCAGCCGCTAG
- a CDS encoding phospholipase D-like domain-containing protein, producing MSTEAALSPLSVPFPAPIPVAEDGAERITLLDGGTAAYPRMLEAIASAKHRVHLEVYTFEREGVGARFVEALIAAARRGVTVKVVVDGWGSIKASSHLTETLQAAGAKVRVYNPLTSLFTGRSWRNHRKILLVDDAVAFLGGINIGDEYAAHGDEPGWADLAVELRGDICRQLGAKLHAGASSLTSGPVSLFLSGFGGGHRLRKRYLKAIDGARHEVVLAHAYFLPDMSFVRALKRAARRGVKVSLLLAGRSDVVFARAATMRLYRDFLRAGVGIYEWTASTLHAKAAVMDGKKLLVGSFNLDPLSLVNLETLVEVEEPRVSAEAALWLEKHMAVSRRVFLEQCGRSGLQRWLLDVVGLAVARFAERFASFIGRRRKR from the coding sequence ATGAGCACCGAAGCCGCCCTGTCCCCGCTGTCCGTCCCGTTCCCCGCCCCCATCCCTGTCGCAGAGGACGGTGCGGAGCGCATCACCCTGCTGGACGGCGGGACGGCGGCGTACCCGCGGATGCTGGAGGCCATCGCCTCCGCGAAGCACCGGGTGCACCTGGAGGTGTACACCTTCGAGCGCGAGGGCGTGGGTGCGCGCTTCGTCGAGGCCCTCATCGCGGCGGCGCGGCGGGGTGTGACGGTGAAGGTGGTGGTGGACGGCTGGGGCAGCATCAAGGCCAGCAGCCACCTCACGGAGACGCTCCAGGCCGCGGGCGCGAAGGTGCGCGTGTACAACCCGCTCACGTCGCTGTTCACCGGCCGCTCGTGGCGCAACCACCGCAAGATTCTCCTGGTGGATGACGCGGTGGCGTTCCTGGGTGGCATCAACATCGGGGACGAGTACGCGGCGCACGGCGACGAGCCGGGCTGGGCGGACCTGGCGGTGGAGCTGCGGGGCGACATCTGCCGGCAGCTCGGGGCGAAGCTGCACGCGGGAGCGTCCTCGCTGACGTCGGGCCCGGTGAGCCTGTTCCTGTCGGGCTTCGGCGGAGGACACCGGCTGCGCAAGCGGTACCTGAAGGCGATTGATGGCGCGCGGCACGAGGTGGTGCTGGCGCACGCGTACTTCCTTCCGGACATGAGCTTCGTGCGGGCGCTGAAGCGCGCGGCACGGCGCGGGGTGAAGGTGTCGCTGCTGCTGGCCGGGCGCAGCGACGTGGTGTTCGCGCGCGCGGCGACGATGCGGCTGTACCGCGACTTCCTGCGCGCGGGCGTGGGCATCTACGAGTGGACGGCGTCCACGCTGCACGCGAAGGCAGCGGTGATGGACGGGAAGAAGCTGCTCGTGGGCAGCTTCAACCTGGACCCGCTGTCGCTCGTCAATCTGGAGACGCTGGTGGAGGTGGAGGAGCCGCGCGTCTCGGCGGAGGCGGCGCTGTGGCTGGAGAAGCACATGGCGGTGTCGCGGCGCGTGTTCCTGGAGCAGTGCGGGCGCTCGGGGTTGCAGCGGTGGCTGCTGGATGTCGTGGGGCTGGCCGTGGCGCGGTTCGCTGAGCGGTTCGCCAGCTTCATCGGTCGGCGTCGGAAGCGGTGA
- a CDS encoding DUF3396 domain-containing protein translates to MSEHHPRIRVLAKNGHVLIREGLCACFHMRRPHSEAAPGVLRSLDTYRRAVGAHALSWYADADAEWQRLDASGWEYTYRNMVEEPWGSLYLTADSGSEARFRIEYLGRELKLPSLAHTPEETCVVSFWLPTEFLEQGPQVVREFLLELAAPLPFNSGNAGLAFNCQLDLAGVAREVRQYCFRYPGMDVLLPSITSMRIGTRVRSPSWLTFLGQPVLGELGGVSGLRSRLHTPGTTVQELEGDRAVVTLGPWPEAGDTEQGKDLPAYRELARVLEPWTLWGEGEYVLGMNPDDARRWERRFLD, encoded by the coding sequence ATGAGCGAGCATCATCCGAGAATCCGTGTCCTCGCGAAGAATGGGCATGTCTTGATTCGAGAAGGGCTCTGCGCCTGTTTCCACATGCGACGCCCCCATTCAGAAGCCGCCCCCGGCGTACTGCGTTCCCTCGATACATACCGCCGTGCCGTCGGTGCGCATGCGCTGAGCTGGTATGCGGACGCGGACGCGGAGTGGCAACGTCTTGATGCGAGTGGCTGGGAGTACACCTACCGCAACATGGTGGAAGAGCCCTGGGGCTCGCTCTATTTGACCGCTGACTCCGGCAGTGAAGCCCGTTTCCGGATTGAGTATCTGGGCCGGGAGCTCAAGCTCCCATCACTGGCGCACACCCCTGAAGAAACGTGCGTGGTCTCTTTCTGGCTGCCGACCGAATTCCTGGAGCAGGGGCCACAGGTGGTGCGCGAGTTCCTGCTCGAACTTGCCGCACCTCTTCCCTTCAACTCTGGCAACGCGGGCCTCGCCTTCAACTGCCAGTTGGACCTGGCAGGCGTGGCACGTGAGGTCCGCCAGTACTGCTTCCGCTACCCGGGGATGGATGTGCTCCTTCCGAGCATCACTTCCATGCGCATCGGCACTCGCGTCCGAAGCCCCTCCTGGCTGACCTTTCTCGGCCAGCCCGTGCTCGGCGAACTGGGCGGAGTCTCCGGCCTGCGCTCCCGCCTCCACACGCCCGGAACCACCGTGCAGGAGCTGGAAGGAGACCGCGCCGTCGTCACCCTCGGCCCCTGGCCGGAGGCCGGTGACACCGAGCAGGGCAAGGACCTTCCCGCCTACCGTGAGCTGGCCCGCGTGCTGGAGCCGTGGACCCTCTGGGGTGAAGGGGAATATGTCCTCGGCATGAATCCGGACGACGCCCGCCGCTGGGAGCGCCGCTTCCTCGACTGA
- a CDS encoding carbohydrate deacetylase, with translation MSARALIINADDLGYDPAVTRGILRAMREGVVSSATFMVNTPYSEAAAREARGLAIGLHLNLARGTPVWSGFPRALLGEDGGFVESRAASLPPDVVEAESFAQLARLAGLLGHPATHVDVHKHLHRNPGVLQGLARAARAARLPVRSTDADMRRALEAQGVATNAHFIGDAGAEAYWTLERFEAHLASLPEDGVIELMCHPGYRPEALKSGYAAQREVELETFLHPRARELLARADVIPANFGVLKPAS, from the coding sequence ATGAGTGCCCGCGCCCTCATCATCAACGCCGACGACCTGGGCTACGACCCGGCCGTCACCCGAGGCATCCTCCGCGCCATGCGGGAGGGCGTCGTCTCCTCCGCCACCTTCATGGTGAACACACCCTACTCCGAGGCCGCCGCGCGCGAGGCCCGGGGGCTGGCCATCGGCCTGCACCTCAACCTCGCCCGGGGCACGCCGGTGTGGAGCGGCTTCCCCCGCGCGCTGCTCGGCGAGGACGGCGGCTTCGTGGAGTCGCGCGCCGCCAGCCTCCCACCGGACGTGGTGGAGGCGGAGTCCTTCGCCCAGCTCGCGCGGCTGGCGGGGCTGCTCGGCCACCCGGCCACCCACGTGGACGTGCACAAGCACCTGCACCGCAACCCCGGCGTCCTCCAGGGCCTGGCCCGCGCCGCTCGCGCCGCCCGGCTGCCGGTGCGCTCCACCGACGCGGACATGCGGCGCGCGCTGGAGGCCCAGGGCGTGGCCACCAACGCGCACTTCATCGGCGACGCGGGCGCGGAGGCGTACTGGACGCTGGAGCGCTTCGAGGCACACCTCGCCTCGCTGCCCGAGGACGGCGTCATCGAGCTGATGTGCCACCCGGGCTACCGGCCGGAGGCGCTCAAGAGCGGCTACGCCGCCCAGCGGGAGGTGGAGCTGGAGACGTTCCTCCACCCGCGCGCCCGCGAGCTGCTGGCGCGCGCCGACGTCATCCCCGCGAACTTCGGCGTCCTCAAGCCCGCGAGCTGA
- a CDS encoding serine/threonine-protein kinase yields the protein MAVVYRGLHEMVQREVAIKELLPEGKRDKETLSRFRRESLALAAFRHQNIVTLYDLVEKNDSLFMILELVDGPTLHTLIREGPLPPDVTGVIAARIASALDHAHFRHIIHRDLKPANVMLTKSGEVKLMDFGIAKDVGLEALTQQGMAVGTPSYMSPEQVTGAPLDGRTDIFSLGVLLYEALSGARPFHGKTAGEVFARIRDGKYTPLSKAAPNVPAPLARIIQRAMEVKPEDRFPDAAAMRRELDVFLAQEVQVSHAALLVAFLRHRNKLTETEAQQLLRPQELDAAVEVFDTPRPSSGGTLKWVLAAAAAVITAAGTGLYLSQSQWASYIEQLIR from the coding sequence ATGGCCGTCGTGTACCGCGGCCTCCATGAGATGGTGCAGCGCGAAGTGGCCATCAAGGAGCTGCTCCCGGAAGGAAAGCGCGACAAGGAGACGCTGTCGCGCTTCCGCCGCGAGTCGCTCGCGCTGGCCGCCTTCCGCCACCAGAACATCGTCACGCTCTACGATTTGGTGGAGAAGAACGACAGCCTCTTCATGATTCTGGAGCTGGTGGATGGGCCCACCCTCCACACGCTCATCCGCGAGGGGCCGCTGCCTCCGGACGTCACCGGAGTCATCGCCGCGCGCATCGCCAGCGCGCTGGACCACGCGCACTTCCGCCACATCATCCACCGCGACCTCAAGCCCGCCAACGTCATGCTCACCAAGTCCGGTGAGGTGAAGCTGATGGACTTCGGCATCGCCAAGGACGTGGGCCTGGAGGCGCTCACCCAGCAGGGCATGGCCGTGGGCACACCCTCGTACATGTCCCCGGAGCAGGTGACGGGCGCGCCGCTCGACGGGCGCACCGACATCTTCTCGCTCGGCGTGCTCCTCTACGAGGCCCTCTCCGGCGCGCGGCCCTTCCACGGCAAGACGGCGGGCGAGGTGTTTGCCCGCATCCGCGACGGCAAGTACACGCCGCTCTCCAAGGCGGCGCCCAACGTGCCCGCCCCGCTGGCGCGCATCATCCAGCGCGCCATGGAGGTGAAGCCGGAGGACCGCTTCCCGGACGCCGCCGCCATGCGGCGCGAGCTGGACGTCTTCCTCGCGCAGGAGGTCCAGGTGTCCCACGCGGCGCTGCTGGTGGCCTTCCTGCGCCACCGCAACAAGCTCACCGAGACGGAGGCCCAGCAGCTCCTGCGCCCGCAGGAGCTGGACGCGGCGGTGGAGGTCTTCGACACGCCCCGTCCCAGCTCGGGCGGGACGCTCAAGTGGGTGCTGGCCGCCGCCGCCGCGGTCATCACCGCGGCGGGCACCGGCCTCTACCTCAGCCAGTCCCAGTGGGCGTCGTACATCGAGCAGCTCATCCGCTAG